TCTTTTTAACTTTGAAGCAAGTTCTGTGGCTAGGTCTCATAGTTACTTGTAAATTTCAACTCTACTTGATATGTCTTTAGGGGATATGAGTTGCTTTTTGTTCAATGGAAGTATAATGgggatttttttaaatatatgttTGTCTATAAGAAAATGTAAACATAtgttcaagagagagagagagagagagagagagagagagaaatgaataaCATGGTAGGAGGAAGCAAAGGCatgaatttctatttttaggctATAATGAAATGTGTTTCTCTTTTTAGAGTAATGGCATCCACTTCGAGAGCTAATAACGAGGCAGCAAAATGGACTCAAAGAGAACAAGATTATCTCCTGAAATTAATGGTTGAACAAATGAAAGTTGGTAACAAGAGTTCCAGCACTTTCAATAAAGGTGGGTGGAACAATATCAAGAAAGGGCTTGAGGAAAAAGCCAATCGGCCATTTACGATGGTTCAATTAAGgaataagatgaataaaatgcGATTCGATTACAGCGCTTTCAAGAAACTACTGGATACTACAGGTTTTGGTTGGAATTCTGTGATGAGGACCTGTAcagttgaagatgagagtgTTTGGGATGTACAAATCAAAGTATACTGtacttttatatgattttttaatcttgggtgtaattttatctaatagctagtttgtaaaattttcaagCAAATCCTAATTGGTCAAAGTTTAGGAGGAAtgggctaccacattggcctgaaCTATATATAATTTTTGGGGACTCATATGCTAGTGGGAGAGGGGGATTCAGGAATGAATCTGATTTCAGGTTTGAAGAGGAATCGAGAGGTGTTGATGATGAAGTGGATGCAGATGTAGATGTAATTCCAACTACTTCATTGGCTAATACCTTACCAACAGGTTATTATGAAAGCCAAGATCCAGGAACTGATTGTCTTAGAGTCAACAGAAGACTTGATAAGACACCTACAGGATATAGGAAGAAGAGTAGGACAATTGGTATTGAACGCGCCATACAGACCCTAGCTGAGTCAGTAGCAAACAAGAATACTACAACCCCTAGCTCAACTCCAATGGGTATCACTCCAAATACCACAGATTTCAGCACTACTAGTGTTAGATTATTGGAAACCATGAATGATATCCCAAAAGAGTTGCATATTAAGGCGTGCAAGAGGATATTGGTGGACCGTGAATGGAGAGAATTATTCATTACTCTCAAggatgaaacgaaacaattgGCTTTTGATGTGTTAGATTGATGGATGATAATCTAACCTTTTTTGTTTAATATGGATGATTGTAATGAAATACATTTAAGACCTTTTGGTACTAGGATCGATATATTTTGTTAGGTACACTTGatgtaaaagtgtaatatggTTATTTACACTTTATGCTACTTTTCTAAATATGCCGGTTAAATTTTACTATTATTGTAGCAAAAATTCTGTTGGatgtcttttgttttaaatacttattaCATCATCTGATAATTATGCATGTTGGATGATTATAGTTTTATAGATCATTTGGTACATTTATTAGGGGATAAACATTTGTATGATACTAACaagtttaaaatttatattgaaTCAGTTATGGCAAATGTCAATAATACTCCAATAATCTCCTCTAATGATGACAATGGAGAAGAATTGATTCTCGCAACATTGTTGATAGTACAATATCATTATTTCAGCTATTTATACACTAGAGAACCACGTAGGGATAGTGCATTCACAGGGGCAGCATGGGTACATGAGGTGTTGCATGGGCATGCAAACCGCTATTACGAAGAATTTGGCAAGGAACGACATGTGTTTTTAAATTTATGCCTACTAATGAGACATTGTGGTTGGTTACAAGAAAGTCGCATTATTAGGGTAGATGAGCAATTGGCAATGTTCATGTTTAGAATAACAGGAGTAGGTCCTACTAATAGAGCAGTTGAGGAGAGATTCTAGCATTCAGGATAGACTGTCAGCTATTACTTTGGCAAAGTATTGCAAGGGGTGCTTAAGCTTTCTAAGGAGTATATCAAAGCCCAATCGTTTGATGAGATTCCTATTGAAATAATTGCAAACAACAAATGgtggccatattttaaggtaaaatggaaaatttatttCTAATAAGTTTACATCACTTTTTAACTTATGGTCGTTTTTTGTTTCACATAATAGTGctttttgttggtttttttttattttattttaattaggattgcattggtgccaTAGATGGTACACATGTTACTGCTATAGTTCCCAAGGGAAAACAGATCCCATATTGAGGACGGAAGGGGATAACAACCATAGTAGTCGAGGCGTCGCCTAGGTGTCCAGGCGGTAAAAATTGGGCATGGCAGTTCAACGATTTGTGTTCTCACAATTGGCGGTCGCCATGTCGACGCCATACCACGATTTAGTACCTAGGCAATcgactttgtttttttttttttttactaacattttgtttattataataTGGCAACGTAAGTaatgtttcaaattttcaattttacgcCGAAGATACCAAAACCCTTGACCAAAACCCTCGATCAAAGCTCGAACTCTCGAGGAGACGAAAACCCTCGACCGCTGCAAGcctgcaacttcttctcttctccttctccggcagccaccgctgcaactttttctctcctccttctccggcagccaccgctgcaacttcttctcttctccttctccttctccggcagccaccgctacaacttcttctcttctccttctccggcagccaccgcctgcaactcttcttcttctccttctccggcagcaaccaacagcGACGTCTTCTCtgctccttctccggcagcaagaacGACAACAACCACAATACGATATCGCCTGCGACATCTtctcctccggcagcaagagcaacaaccaggtaagggccccACCTGCGAGTAACTTCgatctttgttcttttcttttatgccaCTTGCCTTCTATTATCTGCTCCGGTTGGTTATTCTTTGCAACCTCTGCCCTTTGGTTTTTTgagtttctctttgatttttttagtttcagtaccttctattatttgttttttggtgggttgaaaGAAATGCAGGAATTATCATATGGGTTTAGATGGATTCATGTCATTTTTCTGTTCTATGTTGTTATACTTTTAGCCTTTTCAatgtttataatatgttttcctctttatctgtatatctagttatctactatctagagcttgatctgaaggtgcgaaatcatatattttagattgctggaaaaaaaaaatataagaacttgacaatggtcttggttgtgttaagtgaaatgattaagttggatttgtgagtgtttaattgttttttttttttatgttatcatgttaatgttattagttaacacttaacatactttgttactctgttttgtaacttgtaggataataggattataggagttcataatggatggtactgttggtggacctggtagtagtgggggtgataatataagcacggctgcatatgatccatccaaagacccaaccaggaaagccaaatcaaatgaccttgggtggaagtatgggtattggTCTGACCTTTCAGACAATAACCTTGTTAAATGcactctttgtggaaaaaacctcaagtgtggaattaaaaggttaaagcaacatttggtgggtggatatggagatgttgctaagtgtaccaagacaactgtagcgattgctacagagatgaatgcagctcttatgcgcaataagaagaaaaggatgcaagacattttgaatgatattgatgttgatgttgatgttgatgttgatgctagtgctggtgctggtgctggtgctggtgctggtgctgatgtggatgttgatatagaagttgaaggtcaaagacagtctagtaggactccttctacaacctctagacttattcctagctctgggacatctactaagaaaaagaaagtagtcattcagccacaagtaaggggccccatggatgctcatgttagacggactcctgagcaagtggttgctgagaggcatcttaaaggtagtactcaaactactatagagaaccggtttagatcagcggcagaaaaaaagagagttgataatcacattgttgactgggtttatcagtgtggtattccattcaatgctcttaagtcaaggaggtttgaggtgatggtAGAATCTATTACACAGTacgggtcaggatataagcccccaagttatcatgaagtgagactgccattgttaaaggcagcaaaggatagaactgcagagatgaagaataaatatgaagagtattggaagcagtatgggtgcactctaatgactgatgggtggacggataaaagaggaaggcatttaattaatttcctcgttAACTGTCCAGAGGGGACTTATATTATGGAATCTGTTGATGCATCTAGTATATCTCAAACTgcagagaagttgtttgaattgattgacaacaaagttcaagaaattggtgaggactatgttgtgcaagttgtgtcagataatgcatcggcttatatattagccggtacaatgctgatgcagaagaggacaaagctgtattggactccttgtgcagcgcattgcattgacctgatgttggaggaaataggattcttgaattctaaTAGGATTGTGATAAGTAaggcaaaaaaagtaaccaacttcatctacaggcacacacgcattcttaatgcaatgagggctagaaaaaatgggagggatcttgtgaggacagcagctactagatttgcaactgcatttctgacacttcaaagcttgttaaaacatagagatgacttgagacatttgtttatttctgaagaatggattagttctaatttggcaaagaccgaagctaggaagaaagtggttgagacAGTGTTTGCGgtagcattttggaatggtgtggaaaattgtcttagagcttcaaagccacttcttactgtcttgaggattgtggatggtgatgagaggccttctatgcctgaggttcaatttgctatggatgaggcaaaaaagaaaataaaagaaaattttggagataaagaaggcaatacaagaaagtgttagatattgttaataggcgttgggagattcagatggggcgtcctttgtatgaagcagcactatttcttaatcctggcaaatttttttcttataaggaaggtgatgatggtggctaccaaattatatcttctctacagcttgcatttaatgaaatcattgaaagaatgatacatgaaccagctttacaagacaagataaatactcaagccactttgtatagatattctcgAGGTGGTTTTGCCTCAGATATGGCAATTAGATCACGGACGACCATGAGTCCTAGTAAGTAGAGTACATTGTTTAGTTTTTTTGcttgtgtgatatattaaatatcaatctagctatttttatatatatttattttttatagttacttggtggggttcatttggaggtcatgtttttgagctttcaaagattgcaagacgtattctagggctttgttgctcctcttctggttgcaagcgcaactggagcacatttgagtttgtaagtagttgggtattacatctatttcatattttaaactttttatttttggaacaataactttgtttgttgttctctattgtttatgaattcagattcataccaagaagaggaataggctggaacatcaacgtttgaatgatctagtctatgttcaatacaatcgccgcctagaagaaaggtttcaacaaaggcgtctcctcaacagaaattatgatccacttgtgcttgatgaattggattggagtagtgagtggatgattgacgagcaagtagatgatgtagtccatcccgatgctgatctcacatgggacgttgctggtagagcaatgggggcaacaatggaggggcccaatcgacccaggagagctcaatcatcaacctctagaggaaatttgtgctacacacgccgtggtagagggagggctgttggggagtcatcagaatcagatgggaaagaagatttggaagaagaggatgatgtgaatgatgacttggatgtcatagataactttggtgaaaatgcaaatgcttctagtggacaacaaaggaatctgccatctgctgatttgttggatgattatgatgattaagttatttgtgtttgactgtttgagtgtttggattttatgtattgtataaactttaaactttaaactttaaacttggatgattagttaagattttttttttttaatttgttgagTTCATTTGTTATCAACCTTTATTACTTCAGTAAGTCATTAATAGCTTAACAGGTTAGCCACTTATCTTATCATTTGATCCATTGATTCTATTCTTaagtttccaaatatatatttctcattctgtcattcatatatgatatattgacatatataccttttactttgttcaggttgctcactcacttccaatcattgctttcaagcttcaatcacaggttagccttttactttttacttttgtgtgatgtacatgttgattttttatgacttgatgagtgatgaattgatgtataactgtataagtcaataatttatgttgattttttataacatgatatggctatgttgatttttttgattatttgatgttacttaatgtttcttttatatgttatagggtatatattttaggcttgtagcatgctaaataactttaaaaaatagggaaaataaaaaaatagcatattaaataattttagaaaatagaaaaaataaaaaatgacacacgggcgatttgaccgccatggcaacgccaaaacgggcgattcatcgccaaatcgattagccacccctccaccgccttggatcgatttgacgccgtgacaactatgttgggatttagtttccaaataggaggTGTTATTTGGAGCTCTACTAGAACGGTTTGTATCTAGATGTGTGTCCTCAATCAATGAAGAACTCTGGAGCACAAATGTTCTCCCTCCTGTTAGAATGGATTCAAGATAAAAGCTTGGCTCTTCttcacttttttgtatttttatattttatagatCATCAAACCTCTACAATTTCTTTAAACACACTCACTTCACTAACTACTACACATACATTCAAGCTTCTAATATTTCAACACTATCCAACGGGTAGCTTCTTTGGTGTTCAAAGCATGggagattagaatttagttgcaAACAATCAATTTTAGTTCATAAGTAATATTAGAATAAACCCGTACTTTTGCTCCCGGATTTTTCCAGAGCAACCATACTAAACATGTACCGTATCATTGTCATACGCATTTTATTGCACCAGATGATT
This genomic stretch from Macadamia integrifolia cultivar HAES 741 chromosome 2, SCU_Mint_v3, whole genome shotgun sequence harbors:
- the LOC122064479 gene encoding uncharacterized protein LOC122064479 encodes the protein MRGDRMPRVFPKGDGLAITDGKGDGSEGNGSVLKDLLQIQEASEMEVMVISVLDSSSFVVAYFDRDGFLKNTHLSIFHHSHLGSRVMASTSRANNEAAKWTQREQDYLLKLMVEQMKVGNKSSSTFNKGGWNNIKKGLEEKANRPFTMVQLRNKMNKMRFDYSAFKKLLDTTGFGWNSVMRTSNPNWSKFRRNGLPHWPELYIIFGDSYASGRGGFRNESDFRFEEESRGVDDEVDADVDVIPTTSLANTLPTGYYESQDPGTDCLRVNRRLDKTPTGYRKKSRTIGIERAIQTLAESVANKNTTTPSSTPMGITPNTTDFSTTSVRLLETMNDIPKELHIKACKRILVDREWRELFITLKDETKQLAFDVLD